In Fimbriimonadia bacterium, the following are encoded in one genomic region:
- a CDS encoding Gfo/Idh/MocA family oxidoreductase, whose protein sequence is MNRIRIAGVGTGGIFGAHLRAYPEIPQFQLCALVDPNEDNIGRTQLSMWQLYEEKAQQAEAAGDARTADLLRNDVASVKTYSSLSALLADEKLDAVDICTQPKDHAPLAIEALNAGVHVMCEKPMARSYYDCLRIMEAVQRSGKLYQHNENWLWEPFYYTAKKLIDAGWIGEPVAMYLATAHGGPEGNPNFWQSGIGGGGALLDCGIHAVAGAWFLSGLAKRPTMVKAAQPIGITVRMPERIINGKFDSVRVEDDGHILIRFEDPATSAWTTAHVEGSWSHRDSPETMVCGTTGFLRMHEDEKGKHWAVVTDANGAERRVAATGPTWMPWPSSFYGEILNFAECIRAGTRSVSDETFGLECQVIVGAAYLSQLRGGKGVSPTAFRKFAQDLRKRHPEDADDRLVEALLCAVRPSA, encoded by the coding sequence ATGAATCGCATTCGCATTGCAGGCGTTGGCACGGGCGGCATCTTCGGAGCGCACCTGCGCGCCTACCCCGAAATCCCTCAGTTCCAGCTTTGCGCCCTCGTGGACCCCAACGAGGACAACATCGGTCGCACGCAGCTCAGCATGTGGCAGCTCTACGAGGAAAAGGCCCAGCAGGCCGAGGCTGCCGGTGATGCGCGCACAGCCGACCTCCTTCGAAATGACGTGGCCTCGGTCAAGACCTACAGCAGCCTATCTGCCTTGCTTGCCGACGAGAAGCTCGACGCAGTGGACATCTGTACTCAACCCAAGGATCACGCCCCCTTGGCCATCGAGGCTCTCAATGCTGGCGTCCACGTGATGTGCGAGAAGCCGATGGCACGGTCGTACTACGACTGCCTGCGCATCATGGAGGCCGTGCAGCGCTCGGGCAAGCTGTACCAGCACAACGAGAACTGGCTGTGGGAGCCCTTCTACTACACCGCCAAGAAGCTGATTGATGCGGGCTGGATCGGCGAACCGGTTGCGATGTACCTGGCTACCGCGCACGGCGGGCCGGAAGGCAACCCCAACTTCTGGCAGAGCGGTATCGGCGGCGGGGGCGCGCTGCTGGATTGCGGCATCCACGCAGTGGCAGGCGCGTGGTTCCTCAGCGGCCTCGCGAAGCGGCCCACGATGGTGAAGGCCGCACAGCCGATCGGCATCACCGTACGCATGCCGGAGCGAATCATAAACGGCAAGTTCGATTCGGTGCGGGTAGAGGACGACGGGCACATACTGATCCGTTTCGAGGACCCGGCGACCTCGGCGTGGACCACCGCCCACGTCGAAGGCTCATGGAGCCATCGCGACTCGCCCGAGACCATGGTGTGCGGGACCACCGGCTTCCTGCGCATGCACGAGGACGAGAAGGGCAAGCACTGGGCGGTCGTGACGGACGCCAACGGGGCGGAGCGTCGTGTGGCGGCGACCGGACCGACGTGGATGCCCTGGCCGAGTAGCTTCTATGGAGAGATTCTCAACTTTGCAGAGTGCATTCGGGCTGGGACGCGTAGCGTGTCGGACGAGACGTTCGGCCTGGAATGCCAGGTAATCGTCGGCGCTGCATACCTATCGCAGCTTCGGGGCGGGAAGGGCGTGTCGCCCACGGCCTTCCGTAAGTTCGCACAGGACCTGAGGAAGAGGCATCCGGAGGACGCCGACGACCGATTGGTGGAGGCGCTGCTTTGCGCCGTCCGCCCCTCCGCCTAG
- a CDS encoding chemotaxis protein CheC produces MPAQSLSDTELDVLREVTNIGLGNAITTLADMTKRKFLMSVPDVQAVGLAEVPGFFGSDQAILALYMPVSGALDGHVALMLRWDSAGELWDMLLGSHPENVWQMDEMYASAALEVGNIVLSSFLNAIGCLASGTCHASPPYLAVDRAEVLLESIVSQAWAEQSEVLALNTDFREEGRAATGYFLYIPSEGSLESLFRALGVRKEAA; encoded by the coding sequence ATGCCTGCACAGAGCCTTTCCGACACGGAGCTCGACGTCCTCCGGGAAGTCACCAACATCGGGCTCGGCAATGCGATCACTACGCTTGCCGACATGACCAAGCGCAAGTTCCTGATGAGTGTGCCGGACGTGCAGGCGGTGGGTCTTGCCGAAGTCCCCGGCTTCTTCGGGAGCGACCAGGCCATCCTGGCTCTGTATATGCCAGTTTCCGGAGCGCTCGACGGGCACGTGGCGCTCATGCTCCGTTGGGACTCTGCCGGGGAGCTTTGGGACATGCTGCTCGGCTCCCACCCCGAGAACGTGTGGCAGATGGACGAGATGTACGCCTCGGCTGCGCTGGAAGTCGGGAACATCGTGCTTTCAAGCTTTCTGAACGCCATCGGTTGCCTTGCTTCAGGCACGTGCCACGCCTCGCCACCCTATCTAGCGGTAGACAGAGCCGAGGTGCTGCTCGAAAGCATCGTCAGCCAGGCGTGGGCCGAGCAGTCGGAGGTTCTCGCATTGAACACCGATTTCCGAGAGGAAGGGCGCGCTGCGACCGGCTACTTCCTCTACATTCCTTCCGAAGGCAGCCTGGAATCGCTGTTCCGGGCCCTCGGGGTGCGAAAGGAGGCCGCATGA
- a CDS encoding M48 family metalloprotease, whose product MRTRIVLWLLLATNFLATTVVGQEGQAATPPSDPALSDQDKQEVEMGKKGLAEVQASGKLGKDEAILARIRTIGNALAEIAKRKELQPTYGYGRRAPFDYQFFYIEDKDVNAFAMPGGFIFVHSGLLDFVESDDELAAVLAHEIIHAAHHHLRKVGEDQAKVNRDSMLAALAAALATGGGSENTYNIITGTMLYQVARTNRYILKAELDADIGAYALLRESPYNPVGMLTMMERLYWKNAMQPALDWGIFQTHPPTAERASNVLHMLAQDRVPVRRSAVSSSNRAVAKLVTEGDTKFQEVTLGDLRIVRLVADPEPADPLSRANGMLPALNLLLDSELELYEVSAPAPGRIAARGVTLVEFGEDDARANGQTMAEMTKQVREQVRRVVNLLTRIRSLSSQPFRLD is encoded by the coding sequence ATGCGCACTAGGATTGTCCTCTGGCTCCTGCTCGCGACCAACTTCTTGGCGACGACCGTAGTCGGCCAAGAGGGTCAGGCGGCGACGCCACCTTCCGACCCGGCACTCTCCGATCAGGACAAGCAGGAAGTGGAGATGGGCAAGAAGGGCCTAGCCGAAGTGCAAGCCTCGGGAAAGCTGGGGAAAGACGAGGCGATCCTCGCCCGCATCCGCACCATTGGCAATGCTCTGGCCGAGATCGCGAAGCGCAAGGAGCTGCAGCCCACTTACGGCTATGGCCGCCGAGCACCCTTCGACTACCAGTTCTTCTACATTGAAGACAAAGACGTGAATGCGTTCGCAATGCCTGGCGGCTTTATCTTCGTGCACTCGGGACTGCTGGACTTCGTGGAGTCGGACGACGAGCTGGCAGCGGTCCTGGCGCACGAGATCATCCACGCTGCCCATCATCACCTGCGCAAAGTCGGCGAGGACCAAGCGAAGGTGAACCGCGACTCGATGCTTGCGGCCCTGGCGGCTGCGCTGGCGACAGGCGGTGGCAGCGAGAACACCTACAACATCATTACGGGCACCATGCTGTATCAGGTGGCACGCACCAACCGCTACATCCTGAAGGCCGAGCTCGACGCCGACATCGGGGCGTACGCGCTGCTCCGCGAGTCACCCTATAACCCCGTGGGCATGCTCACGATGATGGAGCGGCTTTACTGGAAGAACGCTATGCAGCCTGCGCTGGACTGGGGCATCTTCCAAACTCACCCGCCGACTGCCGAACGGGCATCGAATGTCCTCCACATGCTCGCGCAGGACCGCGTGCCCGTCCGTCGCAGCGCCGTATCCAGCAGCAACCGAGCCGTGGCCAAGCTGGTTACCGAGGGGGATACGAAGTTCCAAGAGGTCACACTGGGTGACCTTCGCATTGTTCGCCTCGTGGCCGATCCCGAACCCGCCGACCCCCTCTCACGGGCCAACGGCATGCTGCCGGCTCTCAACTTGCTGCTCGATTCGGAGCTGGAGCTGTACGAGGTGTCCGCGCCTGCTCCAGGTCGTATCGCGGCTCGCGGCGTGACACTCGTGGAGTTCGGGGAGGACGACGCCCGGGCAAACGGCCAAACCATGGCAGAGATGACGAAGCAGGTGCGCGAACAGGTGCGCCGAGTTGTGAATCTACTTACGAGGATACGCTCACTTTCGTCCCAGCCCTTCCGCCTAGACTGA
- a CDS encoding PilZ domain-containing protein, protein MSTNTSALDKLKPGLPVDLVAGAGGTERRISRFILVEPGEAQLRIKPANDERIRSLPKVGSHVGLLVHCGRSALKAQAIITGTEGSRIDPLVTVTIGTDWTELVHRSSERLPADFPADVHIPDPHRTGQVSIMRGRVIDLSISGCRVRLAKCLAKGTMLALSFTLPGSTRKVALMGQVVRSTSCPDQATFSDVGMRFVHIGQDERDVLNEWISESLMAQVA, encoded by the coding sequence ATGAGCACGAACACCTCCGCCCTCGACAAACTCAAACCGGGGCTGCCGGTGGACCTGGTAGCAGGCGCCGGCGGCACGGAACGCCGCATCTCGCGCTTCATTCTTGTCGAGCCCGGTGAAGCTCAGCTTCGGATCAAGCCCGCCAACGACGAGCGGATTCGCAGTCTTCCGAAAGTCGGAAGTCACGTCGGCCTTCTGGTTCACTGTGGCCGCAGCGCGCTCAAGGCGCAGGCCATCATCACCGGCACCGAAGGCAGCCGAATCGATCCGCTGGTGACCGTGACGATCGGGACTGACTGGACCGAACTCGTCCACCGTTCGAGCGAGCGACTCCCCGCTGACTTCCCTGCGGACGTTCACATACCAGACCCGCATCGCACGGGGCAGGTAAGTATCATGCGAGGCCGAGTCATCGATCTGAGCATCAGCGGATGCCGTGTGCGACTGGCGAAGTGTCTCGCGAAAGGGACGATGCTAGCCCTTTCGTTCACGCTCCCCGGCTCGACGCGGAAGGTAGCCCTGATGGGACAGGTGGTTCGTTCGACTTCCTGCCCCGACCAGGCCACCTTCTCGGATGTCGGCATGCGCTTCGTACATATCGGGCAGGACGAGCGGGACGTTCTGAACGAGTGGATTTCGGAGTCGCTGATGGCTCAAGTGGCATAG